In a genomic window of Spiroplasma melliferum:
- a CDS encoding putative lipoprotein gives MKKILSILGAISLVGTSTTSLIACNTPILYTPEELKELKEKNNITTKDGILEWITPQEKPFITVDNKYYYVVWKGQNWNITKFKNNNLIDRTHPSIEIDKKNEDENYTLNLEWKSPMVTIVIRSYSVISDWPAPRFKSVYRWNLDTQEPNLENLEVDKDGNIIVNN, from the coding sequence ATGAAAAAGATTTTAAGTATTTTAGGAGCAATTTCATTAGTAGGAACAAGTACAACAAGTTTAATTGCTTGTAATACACCAATATTATATACACCCGAAGAATTAAAAGAACTAAAAGAAAAAAATAACATAACTACAAAAGATGGTATTTTAGAATGAATAACACCACAAGAAAAACCATTTATTACTGTTGATAATAAATATTATTATGTAGTATGAAAAGGTCAAAATTGAAATATTACTAAGTTTAAAAATAATAATCTAATAGATAGAACTCATCCAAGTATTGAAATTGATAAAAAGAATGAAGATGAAAATTATACTTTAAATTTAGAATGAAAATCACCGATGGTTACAATTGTTATTCGTTCTTATAGCGTTATAAGTGATTGACCTGCTCCAAGATTTAAATCAGTTTATCGTTGAAATTTAGATACACAAGAACCTAATTTAGAAAATTTAGAAGTTGATAAAGATGGCAATATAATTGTCAATAATTAA